In the Dioscorea cayenensis subsp. rotundata cultivar TDr96_F1 chromosome 12, TDr96_F1_v2_PseudoChromosome.rev07_lg8_w22 25.fasta, whole genome shotgun sequence genome, one interval contains:
- the LOC120272973 gene encoding uncharacterized protein LOC120272973, producing the protein MLLRISIRVPRIPTIAFFSTLQAPSLTSYLTDVWGLSPAAAIAASSKLSFTSDWSKVSTKSKPDSVLAFFRSHGFTPSQITKLISMYPRFLLSDPARTLQPKMDFYLRSGFSPSTITKLISADIDLLRASLKKRIIPSFDFLKTILHTDEDVVAAVKRSTWLFHVNLEKKMAPNIDTLHRIGVPAANIAKLAKIYPMVLMQSSGRFGESLERVLRMGHCPGNAMFIRAFHSVSAISVATLKRKLEVYKSFGLPEDKIVSRVNQKPMIVNLSEDNIRKSFGFFMEKLKWAPEFVFSSPVLLTLSLEKRVAPRVSVYEILVSKNLWGEKPIVPRFFFISDEKFSKRYLLSFQNECPEVLETYKAMRRE; encoded by the coding sequence ATGCTTCTCCGAATCTCCATTCGGGTTCCCAGGATCCCAACAATCGCCTTTTTCTCTACTCTCCAAGCCCCATCTCTCACCTCCTACCTCACCGACGTCTGGGGCCTCTCGCCGGCCGCCGCCATTGCTGCCTCCTCCAAGCTCAGCTTCACCTCTGATTGGAGTAAGGTCAGCACCAAGAGCAAACCTGACTCCGTCCTTGCCTTCTTCCGATCCCATGGCTTCACCCCATCCCAGATCACCAAGCTCATCTCCATGTACCCGCGCTTCCTCCTCTCCGATCCTGCCCGGACATTGCAACCAAAGATGGACTTCTATCTCCGCTCCGGATTCTCCCCCTCCACTATCACCAAGCTCATCTCCGCCGACATCGATCTCTTGCGGGCAAGCTTGAAGAAACGAATAATCCCTTCCTTTGATTTCCTAAAGACCATCCTCCACACCGATGAGGATGTGGTCGCCGCCGTAAAGCGCTCAACTTGGCTTTTCCATGTTAATCTTGAGAAGAAAATGGCGCCCAACATTGATACCCTGCATCGCATAGGTGTCCCCGCTGCCAATATTGCCAAACTTGCAAAAATCTACCCTATGGTGCTCATGCAGAGCTCAGGGCGGTTTGGAGAATCACTTGAGAGGGTCTTGCGGATGGGCCACTGCCCTGGTAACGCTATGTTCATTCGCGCCTTCCATTCAGTCTCTGCCATTAGTGTGGCTACTTtgaagaggaagttggaggtcTATAAGAGCTTTGGGTTGCCAGAAGACAAGATTGTCTCTCGCGTGAATCAGAAGCCCATGATTGTGAATCTCTCTGAGGATAACATCAGGAAGAGCTTTGGCTTCTTCATGGAGAAGCTAAAATGGGCTCCTGAGTTTGTGTTTTCCTCCCCTGTGCTTCTCACCTTAAGCCTTGAGAAAAGGGTTGCTCCACGGGTCTCTGTGTATGAAATTCTAGTGTCCAAGAATTTGTGGGGAGAGAAACCAATTGTCCCTCGGTTCTTTTTCATCAGTGATGAGAAGTTCAGTAAGAGATATTTGCTAAGTTTTCAAAATGAATGCCCTGAAGTATTGGAGACTTATAAGGCAATGAGGAGGGAGTGA